The Schistocerca gregaria isolate iqSchGreg1 chromosome X, iqSchGreg1.2, whole genome shotgun sequence nucleotide sequence TCACTTGTATGGCAAGCGTACATACAGACACAAAATCACTGACAGTATTTTGGAAAAAGATTTCTGACTCACTCCTGTAACATAGCTTAAGTCATGTGAACATGGCCAATACTAAGCTAATGTCACTGATTACCCCATCATCAAAGATAGAATGAAGTTCATTTATTCTGACTTGATTTTGTGTGTTGTGTTCTTGCAGTttggaagaaaaaagaagaaaaagaatggagagtcgattccagaaaaaccacGCAGAGTAGCAAAACTGGATGTAGACCgtgatgaagaagatgaagaagaggatGATGAGGAAGAGGATGATGTACGCTAAATAAAAAATTTAGGTTATACAGTTATTAAGATGTCTGTGTCTAAAATGCTTTACCAATCAGGGTGGCCCAGTGGTTTGTACACAGGACCCACATTCGGGAGGACTATGGTTTTCAGTGGTATCCTAAGGtcactcaaggcaaatgctgggatggttcctttgaaagggcatgggcaatttccttccccttccttgacCCTATCTGAGACCAttccccatctctaatgacctcaatgttgatgggacgttaaacctaatcttccttcgtaAAATGCTTTCCTGTGTAAAATGATCCTTGACTCCAGTCCCCCCCGAACTTCCATAAGAGAGTATACTGTATAAAGAATTTGCTGTTTAAAGTGTAACTCTCCTTCATAAGATGTACTGCCCTCTGATGGAGCAATGTTTCTGTTTTTGTTAGTAAATGTAAATACCTTGAACAAATTACTTGTGAAGGGACAAAGAAACACCAGAAAATGAAAGCTGGCAGAAGTGCCGACGTGCAAAATGTTTTAATTCAGTAGATGTGTCCATTCCTGTAAAAGGACCAGTAATTCTAGCAATGGCTCTAGAAAGTGAGAGAAAGatgaaaagataaaattttattgcaTTTACTGGTTGGTGTTGTAGGTTTAAGGGATGTGCTGAAATTGTTTAACAAAATACCTTTGGTTAGGCAACATTTGTAAACAAAGACATGGTAACTGCCTGGAAAAATATCTTGCTGAATTTAGAGAGTACATCAATATTTCGACTGTGAGTCTGTGGAAATAGAAAGTTGGAAGAAAATTACATTGCCACAATTGGTATAGGGTTATAAGCCCAGCCAATTTCAACTCAGGTGAAACAGGTGTCTCTCGCAATTTACTTCCTGCAAAATGTATTCTGTTCAGCGAGAAAAATGTCACAGAGGAAAGAAAGTGTGACTGTGCTATTATGTGTAACTAGTGATGTGAAATGTTGTGTCCGCTAGTAATAGAAAAATTCAAAACTCACAGTTGTTTTATAAATGTAAAAATGCTACCTTGTACTTAAGAGTACAACAGCTTTGCCCAGAATATGTCAGAAGGCTTTTAGATGCCAAAAGGGGTGCAACAGGAAGAAAAATAGTACTTATTATTGAATGATGGCCTGTACATTCAAAGGGCTGTAAATGTTGTGTTCCTTCCACCAAACAGCACAAGTTATCTGCAGGCCTCTTGACCTAGGCATAGTACATTGTTAAAGCCAAATACGGAGTAGCAAATGTCCAGAAGTAAATTCGATTCCTAGAAAGTAAGGAAGTGATGACTTGACATTCTACAGGCTgtgcttgtttgttgttgtttgttgttgttgttgttgttgtataaaACAACAGACTGTGTCAAATTGTTTCATGAAGGCTGGTTGTGGTACATCAgttgctgtcgaggacaacattggTCCAGCAAGAATGGAGTAGAATCCCGGGTGTTCCTGAAACTGTGCATTTCCAGGATTTTGCTTCTTGTGATGGCAAAGTTCTGACTTCCACACACAAGATTGATGTATGAGGACagtctgaaaagtaatgtctctaattttttTGTGTCAAAGCTCttaaaagcattttaaataaaacaaaccatccaaaatcttcattttttcttaacatAATCACTGTGGCAACAAATACATTTCACCAAAcgggagatcagtttgttgatgccttcactgtagaatgtttgactttgctgatgAAGCCACAATCTTACCTGTACCActttatcactatcaaaatgaagtccccgaaggtgttctttaagttttggcaaaggatgaaaatcagatggggccaagtatGGAGGATTATCAGTGACTGTGAACACAAGGCGTTcgattgttgtagatgtcgcagtGCTTATAATTTGTCTGTCATTGTgtgctgaaggagatggtgctccaGGCATGGATGTACTCTTtgaattcatgctttcagttttcaATGGTTGGAACTTGATTGTAACATAGTGTTTCTCGTACACTGACATACTCATATTACACgccaccatgttacatgctacaattcagagccctctaatgCCAAAGGATTACAACTTGTATCATTGAAGCAATAAAGACAGCCTAGTAATATGCATAACATGTAATACCTCAGCCGATATTGAGtccagaataaaaaattcagaggcattactttccagcatgccTTTATAAAGGATGTGTGGTATGCTTGTTAAGGAAcagtaaggttgttgttgttgttgttgttgttgttgttgttgttgttgttgttgttgggggggggggggggggcaacaacggTGACAATGAATCCTTGGGTTATGATTCTGAGTCAATGTTTTTGTATACCTACGCAAAACTTCCGTGTAAGGAAAAAATATTTGGGTCCCCAGAGGTGCATTAACAAAGGGTTTAATTGTATAACCAAATATGAAAGTGGATTTTGGTAGAGTCAATATACCAACAGCCACTTAATTCACTTGAAATCCGCTATCAGAATGATGTTCACTCATTACTAACGTCTCAGTATTAGTGTTTTTCTTCACTCCAAATTGTAACAAATGTAATACAGCACCCTATTCTTGCTACTATATATGGTTGGGGCTTTATACGTGTCCTCCcaatttttgtgtggaaatttttCTCTCATTGGTCCTCCCGTGATCAAGTAGACACTTCTCAAAATCTCCCCTGTACCCAGAAAAATGGAGTCTCACAAATAAAAGTAACATTTTTCCTAACAGCAATTAATGAACTTACAGAAACCATGGGCCCTACAGTTTCACATTCCCTACACCTGTAAAACTTCGGCATGTGTCACAGTTCTTCATTGTAAGTTCCAGCCAACTACAGGGCACCATAAGGAAAGCCCAATCTTGACCTGTTACTAGTAGTTTCTAGTGCACTACTTCCAAAAGACTTGTAATGAGGGTTGCCACCATCACAAATGGTGTTCCTGGATAGAAGGGCGGGACCTCCACAGAAATGCCCTTGGTCTGGTGTATCTACAATCCAAGTTCTCTTAGCTATATGTGACATTTCTGTGAACCTTCTCTCATGATCATTCTCGTGAACACCCCCCTGGGAAGATCTGTTCCCCACAACTTTGTCTAAATCCATCCTTCAGGGCCAAAGGATGTAGCGAGTGTCTTTTTATGGTGAAACATTCCATGATGTTTGCAAATCTATTATGATGGGTCATGTGTCAATGGCCAATGGGTTATGTTATGCCTTCACACACTAAGGTGGCAGTGAACAACATGCACTACCACAGAAGTAACATAGTGTTTTTATTGCAGAATTAGTAGTCTATTTTGTGAGCTCTTAGATACATTTGTACCTGCTCACACGAGTcttttgcaattttctgtgacagtgTGAGCAGCTTACAAGTCATAATCACTACCCCTGACATGTACTGGTTTTATCCAGTCAAGACCTTGTATTTGAGTTCCAAAATATCAAAAAACTGATTATATTTATCTGTACCCCTAACAAAGTCAGAATATTAGGAATCAAATTCACAGATTATTTGGCCAAGGAGGCTACTAAAATGGgtgccctataatgaaagataccagGACCTGACTAACTGCATGGATGTATTCATGCAGAATGTCCTGCCAAGATTCTACAATTCACTGCCAACTCCACACTGACTGCCCTAGACTGACCCAGGCATACATTATTAAACAAGCCACTCTGCGTCATTGTAGTTCCAGTAGTCCTATATCACTGGTGCACATTTAAATAAAAGACCCACTTGTACTCCTATAAAGGAAACACTGAACTAGCTGACTTATTACCCTCAATATTACCTATTGATGTCAAACCATCAAATCTGATTTTACACCTTATCCAATAGTGTGGCTTGTACAATCTTATTTTGAGATCGGATAATATGGCCTTTACCAGTCCATGGGAGTGGGGTAGCTGATCACCAACTGCTGTAGTCTCAGCCCCCACCCCCAGAGTATCTTGGGTTGCCTGTGGGTGGTAGATTGGCCTGATCCCACCTTGCAATTCATTTATAGTTCTACATCTCTCATCATTTTAATCTAAGGGTGTTACTTTATGTGCTCCACCATTTTATTGACCTATGTCACTAGACTTTCATAATGACCAAGAACCTGCCAGTCAGACAAGGAACAACAGCCTCTAACCACTTTATATGCCCCAGAGGGCTTTGGGATGTTCCCTGCCTCCATACCCCCCTCCCACtttgttgtttttctttcctttgtagCGGATTTTGTCCTTTCGTGTACTTTTTCTATCCAAGGCTGACATATTAATGGTCATTTTAGCTATCcatctcattaatttcagaagaacTTTGTTGATTTGAGAGGCACACGTTAACTGTAttcattaacatttaaaagtatttctccATGTTAATCACTCATTACTGAGAACTTTACCAATAATCTGCACTGTAGATCAgtggcgctaatggctgcgctccattgtagcttaacagaaaacttaacatttatgtaGGACAAGaatcatattaaaataaaagttcaaacacATGTATTGATTTCAATGACACAGAAACTCTGTTTTTCAAATATTACTTAGCACCATAATACAGTTTTTTACCGACCTCAGTTCTACAAGTCATCAATCGCGTCGGATCactacaacagttcgaacaagaagaaagaTTGTTCTAGAAGTATCGtagataacaaaagatgaagattTCCATTATCTTTTCCATGAGTATTGTCTGAGGtataattttcacagaaaattaaattatttcactaataatgattaattattattattttagcatcaatgcagtccttttttattaatatcacAAGAATGTTCGATGAAATTGCACACacaatgctgtcgtgaatattGTTCTGAATAAAGTATAGTTGTGGAtattgcaaatgcttagctttttgtTGTAATTAGTATGGAGTCAGTGTATAAAAGTGGAAGGTTATGTTGGTAAGAGGCAAGGTTCCAGTTCTGATCCacaatccagcacacagtttcaaagaGGAACTTGTTTGTAATGTCAATTTTTGCTGAAATGAAAGAGCGCTACTCCCTTTTTGAGGTAACAGGCAGCAATTCATTGCCTGTGCAAAGAACATAGCTCTTCTTAGTCAGTCAGTTGATGCATATATGTTGGCGTAAATAATAGAAGATTAATATGTCAAAGGCGTTTTATGCTAATGTTGGCACACTGTTAACTGTTGACCAGTCAAGGGAAACAACCAGCAAGGCCTAATATAGTTATAATAAACCATTGAAAGTATtttgaagaaatgaaatttagtataaAAGTGAAAGGTGAATATAACAAActctataaaatgtaattataGCAGTATTAAAAAATTGTACACCAATTGTTATATGTGATAATTCTTAAACAGTGTCATAtttgtaaaggaaacacaagaatatGTAGATCACATTGTGTGGGACTGTGCCTGGAAGTTTCCTTTTTGTTAAAGGAAATTTCAGTGTGGCCACAGCAATTTGTGGTGGAATAAAGTAGGGAAATTTTATGGAGACAGTGGTCTGTATCTGGAATGTATCTGAAAAATGCCATAATAAGTGACACAAAGCTATTGTTCACATAATAATGTCTATTATCTGCTAGTTTTGCTCATATGACTGATCACTTGGAAGGATATTTCATAATTATAGGTAATGCTTATATAAAAAATGTCATTATCATAAATATGACTACACGTAATGACAATGAAGCAGTCAACTTTGTGATAATATGTTGCCACTGTGGAATATCTTAAGGAAGTATTtgctgtaattatttattttatttaattatctttATTCAACCAAGGATCACTCGTCATATAGGATTTGTcagtgtaaaacacacacacacacacacacacacacacacacacacacacacacacacacacacacacagcgtacaAAACATGCTTTGTTAGGATAGGACAGATGGTCAACTGTGGTCTtgataaaggaaccatcccagcttaTATGTGTTGTATCTACTAGATGATGGTCACAAACAAGACCTAGTAGCTAATAAATATTATCTAATCAGCAGGTTATTAAATGCATATTAATTtcttgccatttattttcatatcttTAACATTTGTCCCATGGCTGCatgaaaattacatatttcaaatgttttaaGTGTCCTGTTCTATTATAGGATGATGCTGATCTGTCCAAATATGACTTAGTTGGTTGGGGTGATGACAGTGATGCTGATTCTGAACAACAAAAAAAGGACAAAGAAAATCGTCCAAAAACGAGGCGGGGTCATTCAAAGTCACGTTCCCGTTCCAGATCTCCCACAAATGAGGGAAAGAGCCACAAAGCTAAATCAAGATCAAGTTCAAGGTAATTCTGTGTGGATACATTGCAAAGTGGAAAAACGAACCTTTGATTCTATAATATAAACTATATGGCTTTCCTTTACAGCTCGTCACATTCATCTGGAAGTGGAAAACGAGGAAACAGCTCGTAATACATTCAGGTTCAGGTAAACAGGTGGTAATGGGTATGCACAAGGTCgatatctacatccttacatacatTTGAAATACACAATTTACAGAACTACAGCTGTCTCAGATTCTGGATTAGCTATTGTCATGTTGATTGTCACAACAATAATCTCTTCAATAATACATACATGTACTAGAGGTGCAGTATTACTTTCGGGGGATGCTGATTTTGACATATGTGCTTACTTGCCcctgatttttttttctgattttatattaattttcattGCTTGTCTGGTGGAATTTTTTGTAGCAATGTACAATATTTACTTTTTGCTTACTTAAAAATGTTTGTCAACCACTGATCTCCAACTGCTCAAGGATTTTGCcattttccaaagaaaattttGAGTGCCAGTGAAAAAGAAAGTGTATTTTCTTCACTTAGCACTTGTGAACACagttataaaaattttattgtaaaaaaggTTGTTCCTAGTAtagcagaaagaaaggaaaaaaattgccAGTTAATCTACTACAAATGGACCCATCTGAATAGCTGAGCAGTTAATGTACTGCTTCCAGGGTGCAGGGAGGTGAACCTGCCCCAGATCGAATCTGCCTCgcagattaacgatgagggctggtGAGCTGGCCAGCAGGGAAGGGGTTTTTgtgtggtttcccacatccaacttGGTGAATACCAGTCTGGTATAAACATCACCTATATCCTGCCTCAGCCACACACtaagcaaacatttagaaaaatattgtcaCACTTGAACATCGATTTACTCTAGACATTGGCAGATTGCATACACAAAATTCTGTCCTGGGTGGAGTGGTAGCATTAGGAAGGTTGTCTGGCCATGCACTTACAGTAACATTGCTTCAACCTATATAATGATGCTGACCCCTTAAATGAATGGGGAAAAAGGTGGAGGAGAAAGAACAGGAGTAGGAGGAGGTGGAGCAGGAGAATCTGCCACAGTTGTAATAAAGAGGAGAATGTAGtatagaattttgtaaataattacacAGAGAATAATTTGTCCCACTTCGCTTGCCATTAGGcgttatatttcaaaatatttgtgaAATGCTAACATTATATGTAGCTGAAATATCTGTTTTAAGTACAAGAGAGATTTTCTTTGTTTTGATGGCTAGGAAGTAgttaaagttagataaaatatAGCTAACATCACGGCAGTGATAAGTGGCTAGATTCTCATATTTTGTCATCAAAATGTGGAAACTTGGGTTATTTGTTTCACATGCCTGCTAATACGTCAAATAAGTGTGTAATTGTTTAGAGTACCCAATAATGTACAGCAAAGAACAGCCATATTGTCACTATGTTAAGCTTAATAAATCCACTAGTAAGATGACACAGCAAAACCTATTACTGAAATAATAGAGCTGCTTAAATTctaagtccctccccccccccccccctctctctctctctctctctctctctctctctctctctctctatctcgcacgcacgcacacacacacacattcactcttaCTATATATTATTAATAAAAAAGGAACACCTGTAATATTGTTCCAGAAAAGTATAAAATCTGCTGCTACTTTGAAACATAATTGAATCCAGTACAAAAATCaaaatgcatttgaaaatttcattaattACATCAATAAGAAGCAAAAGATACATGGTATTGTTAAGTTCAAAATGTTTATGTAAGTGCACACACAAAAGTAAGCAAACTTGTAATCTAAAAATGGTAATGGAAAATCCTTGATGGGatataaataatttaagaaataaaGGTAGCAATTCAACAAATAGTCAAATTGCAAAGTCATCAGTTGGCACATAAACAGGTGCATCGGAAAGCTAGCAGGCAGAAGTTCTCCCTTGGTTATGTGACTGTCAACAACTTTGTAATTAAACTATTGGGTCAGTAGTTACCTTAACTCCTTGGATTACTTATATCATtttattagtaaaaaattaaagTTACTTTTGTGTTGTTTGGAAACAAGCATGTTACATTTGATATCTGTTTACTCCAGTTACCTCACTGTAGTTTTGGCACTCAATTGCGCATTGAAAAATCTGTCATTGATGCACATTTGGCTAATAGTTTAAAATATGCTGCATTGTTGGGGAAAAAGCAAGCCCTGTGCAGGAAGTTCcttcattatttaacaaaaaaaggGGTAAATAAATTGCAGTGGCTTATGAAAGTGTTCACTGAGTACAAGATGATTCTGCCATAATGAATTTTGTATGATACATGTTCTATTTTGTTACTTTTGATACTTTTGATATTAGTAATTTCCCTCTCCAACCACCTAACAAAGAGTGATTAAAGTTTTGGCAAACATCTTCTCAATGCAGGCTGAAAACTTGCTGTAACATCATCCTGCTGTACCTAATATACCTTAAGCAAATGTTGAGTTTTAATTACAGTAGGGAAGTTCTGGTGGAATATAAATACTTTAGGAGCAAAGGAGACCACTCATTGAAAAGCAGAAGCATGGAGTTGTTGACAGGTGtacacaaaaaacaaagaaaacttactaacaaaaattaaaacttgctagcttttggataGATATCAAATTGAAATGAATCAATGTCCAGCCTATCAGTTAGGAAAGCAATTTAAAGTTGCTTTATTACAGGTGTGTTACTGACATAAAAATGTAATAACTGCTTATGGTAGTTAaagaaactttttctttctttaattcaatttataGAATTGCATTATCTAAATGGAAGCAATATGCAGTCATCACAGAGCCAGTAGTTTTCAAATGTTCAACaagatgaaactgtagaatttgcaAGACATTTCACCAACATACTATGTGGCAACAAACGGGTGTTTTACGTGCAGTGCATCCAATAAACTGATGATGCTATTACAGTATGCTGCTGAAATATTTATGTGTTTCTGTGATTTCATCTGGATAGAAACTTCAGAGTATATTTAAAATTCTTTTTGCATTACTTACGCAATGATAAGAATAATGAAATAGATGCTATAATTGGAAAGAATTTTGTGTTGTTTACAGCAGTTACTTAACTGAAAGTTCAAAAATATGTATTGTATTACTTTCAGTATTGCAGAAGCCATTTACTGTAAAACATGAGGGAAATATTCAAATTACAGCCAAGGGAACCGGTAATTTCATGCAACCTGCGATGTACCAGAAGCCCAGTTCAGGAACTTGATAGAGTACTTGGAGATTGTGGTTGTGTTGTTGCAAGGTTGAGATGTGCAGGCCTAGAAAGCTCATGCTACTGATGTGCTGTGGCGTGTCTTTCCATGAGATTTCCATCATAGCTATATTGCTAGAGATAATACAAAATACTTAAGTTCTTTTTTCAAAATAAAGCAGGCAATATGACCTTACCTTATGTGGTACGAACACAACAGAAAAGCTTCTAAAGATATCTACCCTTGATTTTCTGTTTCCCCTTCTACTGCCTGTTTTTATATGTCCCATATCTTTAATTATGGACAATAGTGTATTTTAGCATTTTTATCCTGGTTCACATTTGAACAGGAATACTCATTGTTAATGATTCTCATAGTGAAATATTAAATATTCTATGAGCTGATAGCCTCTTTTGGATCATACACTGAGTTGTTTGTTTTGACTTCAGCTGCACTTAATTTAGTTTCTTAAATCCATCAAAGTTGTTCCTGTTTGAAGTGGTGAGTACTACAGAATACTAGCTACTGTATAGGTGGTGTTTAACATCATGTCTTGTTTTATAAACATTTAGTTGGAGGTATTCTTTTCACATAATTGTGGTAAACCAAGTTTTACAGCAATTAATTTTTCTTAGAAAGAGAAGTCTGTATCTATTTGAGACAGAATTATTTTGCACAGTatttgctcttctctctcaaaataCTCACTCTAACACAGTTTCTATtcatatttctgaatattttaGTCATTATCCTGTCAAGCGTATTTCACCGCTCTCTCTTTCACAGTTCTTTTCTCTTGAAGGAAATAACATAGTGTATGAATATCAGCAGACTGTTGTTCaattacattttttcctttccaggTAACATTAAGATGGAGCTGCACGTAGATGATGGTGTTTACAGTGAACTACAAGTTTCCTCTGGTACACGATTAGTATCCATCTTTCTTGGTAATGATATGGTAGTCCTCACATATAGTGCTTAAGGCTTTATGCGGTCACTGAGAAATAATAGGCTTGCAGAGAATTGTGATTTCCTTAGCTATAATTAATATGGGAAGGAGTTAACATGAATGAATATATTCAGCTGACTGAATGCAGTTACTGAGCATATATTGTttagtttgttttctttatgtgACAGGATATGTTATGATTTTTAACtttgttgaaatgaaataaaatgtattgttttcttttttatagcATTTAAAAGGTTCTAATCACAGTATCACCAGTGTGTTAGGCAAAAAACTTTTTTGTCTGTACTAagggtttaaatttttttttagacCTTTACTAAGGTTACTGTGGGCTGTTACATTTAATCTCTTCATAACATTACCGACGTCCCAGTTGTCCAGAGTAAGTTACTTTGAGCTGTTGCAGGAAATGTATGTGCAAAGAATTAATGTTATATTGAGCAATACTTGTTGCATTTTAATTTTTTAGCTTTTCGTTAATCAATAAAAGTGTtattgaaaacaatgtattttgatTATTGGAGTCTTTGTGGTTGGAAtgtcaaaatatttgacaatgaaTAATACTGATAATTTATCTCTGAAATTAGGTAGTCATCTGGGGTATTACATAGTATAAGGAGAATCGAAGATGGATCATGGATCATCGTTAATAATGATATCGTCTCGATTACAGGAGTATACCTGAAAGACGTAGTGAATGTTTTTCTGTTTAATAAAATCCTGCTTATGTTATTTAAGGATTGACTATTTGCTAGAA carries:
- the LOC126299571 gene encoding zinc finger Ran-binding domain-containing protein 2 isoform X1, which translates into the protein MASANSKCGNINFARRDTCNRCDKEKVESLKKKKLGHEIGKAAAEKSRGLFSADDWQCNKCGNVNWARRQSCNMCNAPKYGEVEERTGYGGGYNDRGVVEYVRRSDSDDEYDEFGRKKKKKNGESIPEKPRRVAKLDVDRDEEDEEEDDEEEDDDDADLSKYDLVGWGDDSDADSEQQKKDKENRPKTRRGHSKSRSRSRSPTNEGKSHKAKSRSSSSSSHSSGSGKRGNSS